One Planktothrix sp. FACHB-1365 DNA segment encodes these proteins:
- a CDS encoding glycosyltransferase, giving the protein MRESDILRSLEPQIPISSSSPVPTSPPSTELLMPSPGIVTTPHTTVLVITGMHRSGTSLIATILQEAGVYLGDQLIGANTGNIRGHFEDVEFVQFHQTVLRSQNLNIEGWMIQPHKQILPEYVTAAKTLITRKSQRNLWGWKDPRTTLFLNFWQTLIPQAKFIFVYRSPWEVVDSLYRRGTDDLIQQNPQLAIDSWILYNQKILEFYRKNSAKCVLINVHYLIDNNQEFINKINKDFTLDLSHPNYDQIIQPNLLKSKSIPNYRSEIIKQYFPKALDLYLALEAESSPLNTEPQLSWSQWQPSDPPQAWICQDWLKIRNLEREIEGLNTELKLNKTQPIPSEIIPVKPSDFVSSQSLKPYEAWLNVNQWNQRVQMFLHSRLKKDISKLPKLSVIMPVYNPLVEYLEKAIASVTQQIYVNWELCIADDGSTHPEIQKRLNQWQKQDSRIRVIFRPENGNISQASNSAASLATGEFLLFLDHDDQLTLDALAEIALYLGEHPETEFLYSDDDKIDSQGNRFAPQFKPDWSPELLLSYMYIGHLWGVKREIFEQLGGFRIGFEGAQDYDFALRATEICHQIAHLPLILYHWRAIPGSTANSALAKPNSFKASIQALQEAFQRRGIAGSIQQPNWAIHKQVGVFEHQFPDQGPSVTILIPTKNQKQLLEACLSSLKKTTYQNYQIVIIDNGSDDTNTLAYLEQIPLQVLKIETPDKTFNFAAIHNQAVQQIQSDYILFLNNDTEVISPHWLSQMMGYAQIQGVGAVGAKLVFPNEKIQHAGVVHGLHQGLAGHGFKLRPSKANGYLSYIQVVRNYSAVSAACLLTPRNLFLEMGGFDSEQFAVAYNDVDYCYRLSEKGWRSVYCPTAELIHHEGATRGYEDSPQEVAAFRHLYGNKVDPYYSPHLSLADEHFRIQPRRFFLGSMKKRLRVLIASHLLDLTGAPLHQYEIAVELAKAGLIEPIVFSFQEGLLQTEYQKQGIQVMICKPYPLDVKYDLDTYNLIIQKLSQQLSKLKIDVFYVNTLPNFFLVDCAQRLGIPCIWNIHESEPLESYFQGLNEEITRHALECFRFPYRVVFVSSETQKNYLNLNYSHNFTVIYNGINRSSSSMINTTWTREKARESLKIKKDEIVLLLLGTVGSRKGQKDLPLALAKLPPEWQKKVKILMVGDRPSFYSDELKTLVRSLPIVLQEKINIIPETPDTERYYKAGDIFILTSRIESFPRVILEAMNYGLPIIATPVFGVKEQVKQGVNGLFYPPGNIDALAKVITQLLTDEKLRSHLAQNSLKVLDRFNNFEQMVESYRQILQEAYLSGSPVSDSPKILPEFKGLASDMKSLNVGYKSPPVETLHATSLQAGLGESICSIYNGMSYELPLVSVCIPTYNGEKYLAEALSSVVDQTYPHLEIIISDDSSTDKTLEIIQSFQKNCSLKVSLFQHEQYGLAQNWNYCVSQAHGKYIKFLFQDDLLEPNCLEELVNLAETDTEIGLVFSPRNIILSPEATANQILLRAYYGYQDLHQNWSNLKSIQTGKDLLTDPQLLQSPLNKIGEPSTVLIKKAAIEQLGGFDSEFKQLLDLDLWLRLMGCYKIGFINQKLSGFRLHSDQQTLKNAESGYSELRKFYQKLYTHPDYSFLSDDLKNLVGQIYQGYL; this is encoded by the coding sequence ATGCGAGAATCTGATATTTTGCGTTCCCTCGAACCCCAAATTCCTATCTCTAGTTCTTCCCCAGTCCCAACTTCTCCCCCTAGTACGGAGTTATTAATGCCATCACCAGGAATTGTCACGACTCCCCATACAACGGTATTAGTAATTACGGGAATGCACCGTTCAGGAACGTCCTTAATTGCTACTATTTTGCAAGAAGCTGGTGTCTATTTAGGGGATCAATTAATTGGAGCTAATACGGGTAATATTAGGGGCCATTTTGAGGATGTTGAGTTCGTCCAGTTTCATCAAACCGTATTGCGATCGCAAAACTTAAATATTGAGGGATGGATGATTCAACCCCATAAACAAATCTTACCTGAATATGTAACAGCCGCTAAAACCTTAATCACCCGAAAATCTCAACGAAATCTCTGGGGATGGAAAGATCCACGCACGACATTATTCTTAAACTTTTGGCAAACCTTAATACCCCAAGCTAAGTTTATTTTTGTCTATCGCTCCCCTTGGGAAGTTGTTGATTCTTTGTATCGTCGAGGAACAGATGATTTAATTCAACAAAATCCTCAACTTGCGATTGATTCATGGATTTTATATAATCAAAAAATATTAGAATTTTATCGTAAAAACTCTGCTAAATGTGTATTAATTAATGTTCATTATTTAATTGATAATAACCAGGAGTTTATTAATAAAATCAATAAAGATTTTACCTTAGATTTATCTCATCCAAACTATGATCAAATTATTCAACCTAATTTATTAAAATCTAAATCAATTCCAAACTATAGATCTGAAATTATTAAACAATATTTCCCCAAAGCTTTAGATTTATATTTGGCATTAGAAGCTGAATCTTCCCCTTTAAATACCGAACCTCAGTTATCCTGGTCACAGTGGCAACCTTCCGATCCTCCTCAAGCTTGGATCTGTCAAGATTGGCTAAAAATTAGAAATTTAGAACGGGAAATTGAGGGTTTAAATACTGAATTAAAGCTGAATAAAACTCAACCCATTCCATCAGAAATTATTCCAGTTAAACCCTCTGATTTTGTTAGTTCCCAAAGTCTAAAACCCTATGAAGCTTGGTTAAATGTTAATCAGTGGAATCAAAGAGTCCAGATGTTCTTACATTCTCGGTTAAAAAAGGATATATCAAAGCTTCCTAAACTATCTGTGATTATGCCAGTATATAATCCTTTAGTAGAATATTTAGAAAAAGCGATCGCCAGTGTTACTCAACAAATTTACGTCAATTGGGAACTTTGTATTGCAGATGATGGAAGTACCCATCCAGAAATTCAAAAACGATTAAACCAATGGCAAAAACAAGATTCGCGTATTCGTGTGATATTTCGTCCAGAAAATGGCAATATTAGTCAAGCGAGTAATAGTGCAGCAAGTTTAGCAACCGGAGAATTTTTACTGTTTTTAGATCATGATGATCAACTCACCCTCGATGCTTTAGCAGAAATCGCCTTATATTTAGGGGAACATCCAGAAACAGAGTTTCTTTATTCCGATGATGATAAAATTGATAGTCAAGGTAATCGTTTTGCTCCTCAATTTAAACCAGATTGGTCACCCGAACTGCTTTTATCCTATATGTATATCGGTCATTTGTGGGGAGTGAAACGAGAAATCTTTGAACAATTGGGGGGATTTAGAATTGGATTTGAAGGAGCCCAGGATTATGATTTTGCCTTAAGAGCAACGGAAATTTGTCATCAGATTGCTCATTTACCTTTAATTCTATATCATTGGCGAGCAATTCCCGGTTCAACAGCAAATTCAGCCCTTGCAAAACCCAATAGTTTTAAAGCTTCTATTCAAGCGTTACAAGAAGCTTTTCAACGTCGGGGAATTGCAGGAAGCATTCAACAACCTAACTGGGCAATTCATAAACAAGTCGGAGTTTTTGAGCATCAATTTCCCGATCAAGGGCCATCGGTGACGATTTTAATTCCCACTAAAAATCAAAAACAGTTATTAGAAGCTTGTTTATCTTCCCTGAAGAAAACAACCTATCAAAATTATCAAATAGTGATTATTGATAATGGCAGTGATGATACTAATACCCTTGCTTATTTAGAACAGATTCCCCTGCAAGTGTTAAAAATTGAAACCCCTGATAAAACCTTTAATTTTGCTGCAATTCATAATCAAGCGGTTCAACAGATTCAGAGTGATTATATCCTATTTTTGAATAATGATACTGAGGTAATTTCTCCCCATTGGTTAAGTCAAATGATGGGTTATGCTCAAATCCAAGGAGTTGGTGCTGTTGGAGCAAAATTAGTATTTCCCAATGAAAAAATTCAACACGCTGGAGTTGTTCATGGACTGCATCAAGGATTAGCAGGTCATGGGTTTAAATTAAGACCCAGTAAAGCCAATGGTTACTTAAGTTATATTCAAGTTGTTCGCAATTATTCGGCGGTTAGTGCGGCTTGTTTATTGACACCTCGGAATTTATTTTTAGAGATGGGAGGATTTGATTCAGAACAGTTTGCTGTAGCTTACAATGATGTTGATTATTGCTATCGACTCAGTGAGAAAGGATGGAGAAGTGTTTATTGTCCGACAGCAGAATTAATTCATCATGAAGGTGCAACTAGAGGTTATGAAGATTCACCCCAAGAAGTAGCAGCATTTCGACACTTATACGGAAATAAAGTTGATCCTTATTATAGTCCTCATTTATCCTTAGCGGATGAACATTTTAGAATCCAACCTCGGCGGTTTTTCTTAGGGTCAATGAAAAAACGATTGCGGGTATTAATTGCGAGTCATTTATTGGATTTAACAGGTGCACCTTTACATCAATATGAAATTGCAGTGGAGTTAGCAAAAGCCGGATTGATTGAACCGATTGTATTTTCTTTTCAAGAAGGGTTATTACAAACAGAATATCAAAAACAAGGCATACAGGTAATGATTTGTAAACCCTATCCTTTAGACGTAAAATATGATTTAGATACCTATAATTTGATAATACAAAAATTAAGCCAGCAGTTATCTAAACTCAAGATAGATGTTTTTTATGTTAATACATTGCCTAACTTTTTTTTAGTAGATTGCGCTCAACGATTGGGGATTCCTTGTATTTGGAATATACATGAAAGTGAACCCTTAGAGAGTTATTTTCAAGGATTAAATGAAGAAATCACTCGTCATGCTTTAGAGTGTTTTCGGTTTCCTTATCGTGTTGTTTTTGTTTCTTCCGAAACTCAAAAAAATTATTTAAACCTGAATTATAGTCATAATTTTACCGTGATTTATAATGGGATTAATCGCAGTTCATCCTCAATGATTAATACAACTTGGACGAGGGAAAAAGCTAGAGAATCTTTAAAGATTAAAAAAGATGAAATTGTTTTATTACTATTGGGAACGGTGGGATCTCGAAAAGGGCAAAAAGATTTGCCCTTAGCTTTGGCAAAATTACCTCCAGAATGGCAGAAAAAAGTTAAAATTTTGATGGTTGGCGATCGCCCTAGTTTCTATAGTGATGAATTAAAAACTTTAGTACGGAGTTTACCGATAGTTTTACAGGAAAAAATTAATATTATTCCTGAAACTCCTGATACAGAACGTTATTATAAAGCGGGGGATATCTTTATTTTAACTTCTCGAATTGAAAGTTTCCCCCGTGTGATTTTAGAAGCCATGAATTATGGTTTACCGATTATTGCGACACCTGTTTTTGGGGTCAAAGAACAAGTTAAACAAGGCGTAAATGGGCTATTTTATCCTCCGGGTAATATTGACGCTTTAGCGAAGGTTATTACTCAGTTATTAACGGATGAAAAATTGCGATCGCACCTCGCTCAAAATTCCTTAAAGGTTTTAGATCGCTTTAATAATTTTGAACAAATGGTAGAAAGTTATCGCCAAATTTTACAAGAAGCTTATTTAAGTGGTTCTCCCGTTTCAGATTCTCCTAAAATTTTACCTGAATTTAAAGGTTTGGCTTCTGATATGAAATCCCTAAATGTTGGCTACAAATCGCCGCCTGTAGAGACGTTGCATGCAACGTCTCTACAGGCGGGGTTAGGGGAGAGTATCTGTAGCATCTATAATGGGATGTCATATGAACTTCCCCTAGTTAGTGTTTGTATTCCCACCTATAATGGTGAGAAATATTTAGCAGAGGCGTTATCAAGTGTCGTTGATCAAACCTATCCTCATTTAGAAATTATTATCTCTGATGATAGTTCAACGGATAAAACTTTAGAAATTATTCAATCTTTTCAGAAAAATTGTTCTTTGAAAGTATCCCTATTTCAGCATGAACAATATGGGTTAGCCCAAAATTGGAATTATTGTGTCTCTCAAGCTCACGGGAAATATATTAAATTTTTATTTCAAGATGATTTATTGGAACCCAATTGTCTTGAAGAATTGGTAAATTTAGCGGAAACCGATACAGAAATTGGTCTAGTTTTTTCACCTAGAAATATTATTCTATCTCCAGAAGCAACAGCCAATCAAATCTTGCTGAGAGCTTATTATGGTTATCAAGATTTACATCAAAATTGGTCTAACTTAAAATCAATTCAAACCGGAAAAGATTTATTAACTGATCCTCAGTTACTTCAGAGTCCACTGAATAAAATTGGAGAACCTAGTACCGTTTTGATTAAAAAAGCAGCAATTGAACAACTGGGAGGGTTTGACTCAGAATTTAAACAGTTGTTAGATTTAGATCTCTGGTTAAGACTCATGGGTTGTTATAAAATTGGATTTATCAATCAAAAATTATCCGGTTTTCGTTTACATTCTGATCAACAAACTTTAAAAAATGCTGAGTCAGGTTATTCTGAACTGAGAAAATTTTATCAAAAACTGTATACTCATCCTGATTATTCATTTTTATCAGATGATCTAAAAAATCTAGTAGGGCAGATTTATCAAGGTTATCTGTAG